The sequence GGTTAATAATCCCATGATAATAAAAGCTTCTGGGACAGTTAGCCCGTCAGACTTACAGGTATCCGCAGAGGATGCTGCAAAGGTCTATACTGCTAATCAAAAGGCAGGATTTTTTGCAGCGGCAAAGGTAGCGTTTGTCCTCAAGTAGAAGACATAAAGGAGGGATTGAGTAGTCCTCAATACCCTCTTTTTTGTTTAACGGAGGTTTTTAAAAATGAAAAAATTTTATGGGGTTTTGGTCTGTTTTGCCCTGGTATTTATTATGTGCACCAATTCATATGGCTATGAAAAGGAGATGAATGACCTGGCTTCTTATATAGCCAGCAATATGGATAAGATAGGCAGAAAGAGGGTGGCTATAGTAGATTTCAATGACCAGTATGGTAAGCCTATGGAACTGGGTAAATATATATCCGATGAACTCTCTCTCTTCTTAAGGAGGCAGGCAAAGGGTTTTGAGGTGCTTGAAAGGGCACAGTTAAAAACCATTCTTTCACAGAATAGGATTACTATTGGAGACCCCTATGACCCTGCTGTAGTAAAAAAACTTGGACAGATAGCAAGGGTTGGTGCTATCGTAACAGGTTCTATAAGGGTTTTTCATGATACTATAAGGGTAGAGATAAATATCATTAATACCTATTTGGCAAATGTAATAGGTTCAACCAAGGCAGATATAATAAAAACTCAAAGGATAAGAGAGTTTCTGGAAAAGAAGGGCGAACTTGTAGGTCATTGGAGATTCAATGACCCAAATAACCTTGGATTTGACAGTTCAGGCTACGGTAATCACGGCTCTGTTATGTATTCCAAAGTCAGGTTCGTATCTGATGGTATGACAGGGGGTGCAGCTTATTTCTTTGAAGGAAGACAGGATGCCCCGGCTGGTATAATAGTTCGAAACAGCGATTCCCTGAATATAAAAACAGGAGAATTTACTATTGCAGTATGGGTCAAACCAGATGGCAATAATATAGATAATGGTGATGCTGTAGTGTCTAAATGTTGTGAACCTTATGCGCTTTTTACATGGCTTGACTCACCTGTAAATGGTATTACCGCTGTTATTTCATCAGGCGCTGTTTATTCAGGCTATGTTATACCGAATAATGTATGGAGCCATATTGCCGTTACCTATGATGGAAATGTTGTAAGATTCTACCACAATGGTTCGCTTGTTGTTAACAAACCTTTTGCAAGGGGACTTACAACGGATAATGGTGGTTTATATATTGGTGCCTCACCCCATGGAGCCCCAGAGGATTTCTCTGGTATGATTGATGAGGTGAGGATATATAATAAGGCACTTTCAGATGCAGAGATCAATAATATATACAATGCACGTTGAAAAGACATGTTGGTTCAAAAATAAAGCAGGATACTAAAATGAAAAGATATCTATTTTTTTCCATAATCTTTTTATCATGGTTGCTATTTTGGTCTACCCTGGATGTAGAGGCAAAAACCCTGCTTCTTGAGGGTAAACTTGACGGAAGGATCAATGTAACCCAACAGATGAATTTTACAATAAGCAGACAACTGAACAGTCTAAGTTACAGATTTGCCCTGCCTGTATCTTTTTCCAACAGAACTGTAAATCAGGGGCTTAGCCAGTTAAATATCCGTTTTGAGCCTCAGCCTGCAAAGGTGGAAGATGAAAGAGATTCATTCGGCAACCACTATAAGAGGGTTACATGGAACAACCTAAGTCAGGATTCAAGGATTATCATGACCTATGAAACAAGTATAAGGTCAGAACTATCTGCCATGGAGAGTAGGGCAGTCTTTCCTCTATCTTCATTGCCTCCAGAGACAACAATTTTTTTAAAGCCGACAAAGATGGTTCAGAGTGATTCTCCTGAGGTCGTCTCACTTGCCAAACGTCTTGTAACCGGTGCAAATACTCAATATCAGGCTGTAACATCTATTATGAATTTTATTGCTGATAATATAAAATACAGCTACAATCCACCACAATATGATGCCATCCATACTTTAAACGTAAAGTCTGGAAACTGTCAGAACCTTGCCCACCTATCCATGGCACTTCTTAGGGCATCAGGGATACCTGCAAGGATAGTGGGGGGTATAACCCTGAAGGATCAGTGGAAGGTGCCTTTGGGCGGTGGCAATTACTCTGTCCAGGGCATGGGGCAGGGCGGCCATGTGTGGATAGAGATATATTTTCCTGACCTTGGCTGGCTATCTTATGATCCCCAGCAATCAAAACAGTTTACCTCTACAAGGCATATAAAACAAACTCATGGATTAGACTCAAAGGATGTAAATGATTCATGGAGGGCATCACCTTATGTGCCTGAATATAGCGAATTAATAGATGCAAAATTTATAGAGGACAATGTAAATCTTGTTCTGAAGTCAAGTTATGATTCACCCAGGTCCTATATTGTAAGTAACAATATAAGCATTAAGGCTATTGTCCCCCCTGTCCCTCCTAAGCCACCTACACCCCCACTACCTCCTCCTGCCCCACCAACACCTCCACCCCCACCACCTGGTAAGATAACCGAATTTGGTAATATGGAATTCCCAAATCTTGTTAATCTTTACCAGATAATAGGTGATAGGGCAGAAAAGATAATGGATAAGGAGACAGCAGAATATGTTACATCTACTTATGTATATGCACAGGCATTTAATGTGTCAAGAGACTTTGATCTACAGAGTATATCTCTTGCCATGAGAAAATTTGGCGGTGACGGTAGTATTTATATAGACCTTGTCTCCGATGACAATGGTAAGCCTAATATTTTATCAGGAACACGTTCAAAATTTATACCTCTTGAGATCATAAGAAAAAGGCCAGGTTATTATTGGGTAGACTTTACATTTCCCACTGATACAGGTTTCGTAAGATTAAAAAAGGGCAAATACTGGATAGTCTTAAGGCGTTCAGGAGAAGCTATTATGAACTGGTTTTATACCCCTGGTAAACACTACGGAGGTAGTGATGATACAAGGTCTACATCAAAGGGCTACAGGTGGGAGGATATATTAAACTATGATTTCGTGTTCAAGGTAAAGGGTATCTACAGATAATCATTCAGGAACCGGTTGGGTCAGACTCTTATCTATCCAGCCAATAAGCCCTGATGGGAGTCTGACCTTGAACATATTGCCGGATTCATCGAGCTTTTCTATCTTTGTCCCAGGGCTTATAACCCTTAAAGACTTACTTTTAATATTTGCCTCTGACCTTATGTGAGACTGTTTGGTGGCGATTAAAAAAATTGAAACAGCTTGAACCTGTCTTACTTTTTGTGGAGGGGGTGTTACCATCTCTGTAGGAACCCATGTCTCTATATATTTGCCTTCTTCATCGATTTTGTTTAGATAGCGTTTGACTTCCCCGGTCTTGGTATCTATTAAGAAAACACCAGTAGACGTATCGCTTTGCTGGGTTTTTATATTAAAGGTCCTGTATGTCCCTTGGAAAAGCTGATACCTTCCTATTTCAGATTGGGTTGACTGACATATTGCAGTACCTGAAAAGGTCAAAAGAATTGAAAATGCGTAAATAGCTGTTTTTGACATTACAAAACCCTCCTATTTAAAACACTAAAATGTCTATCTTAGTTCTTTTCTTTTTCATATAATTCATATAAGGTCTTTATTTCTTTGGTTCAGCTATTGCCTGAACCGATATTGGTGCAGTCAATGGACTTTCAGCATTGGCAGAATTAAAGGAAGATATCCTGTAGTAGAAGACAGTGTTTTCTTTTATATTAAAATCATCATCTAAATATTGGTTTTTGTCTGCCCTGACATCATTAATTAATTTATATTCACCAACTTCTGTGAAAGATCTATAGATTTTATAACCTTTTATTTCATCGTCAGGGCTATTTATAAGTTCCCATTGCAATAACACTTTTTTAGGCTCTGTTGCCTTTGCCGTGAGTCCTTTTGGCACAGGAGGCTTATCCCTTGTTTTTGCCGATGAAGGCTCTGACATATCGGTTTCTATATTTGTGGTATTGTAGGCAGTGATCCTATACCAGTAAATCTTATTGTCTTCCAGGTCCTTATCTGTATATAACCTTGTCTCTCTATTGGATATCTGGGTAATCCTTTTATAAGAACC is a genomic window of Syntrophorhabdaceae bacterium containing:
- a CDS encoding SH3 domain-containing protein; translated protein: MSKTAIYAFSILLTFSGTAICQSTQSEIGRYQLFQGTYRTFNIKTQQSDTSTGVFLIDTKTGEVKRYLNKIDEEGKYIETWVPTEMVTPPPQKVRQVQAVSIFLIATKQSHIRSEANIKSKSLRVISPGTKIEKLDESGNMFKVRLPSGLIGWIDKSLTQPVPE
- a CDS encoding transglutaminase-like domain-containing protein; the encoded protein is MKRYLFFSIIFLSWLLFWSTLDVEAKTLLLEGKLDGRINVTQQMNFTISRQLNSLSYRFALPVSFSNRTVNQGLSQLNIRFEPQPAKVEDERDSFGNHYKRVTWNNLSQDSRIIMTYETSIRSELSAMESRAVFPLSSLPPETTIFLKPTKMVQSDSPEVVSLAKRLVTGANTQYQAVTSIMNFIADNIKYSYNPPQYDAIHTLNVKSGNCQNLAHLSMALLRASGIPARIVGGITLKDQWKVPLGGGNYSVQGMGQGGHVWIEIYFPDLGWLSYDPQQSKQFTSTRHIKQTHGLDSKDVNDSWRASPYVPEYSELIDAKFIEDNVNLVLKSSYDSPRSYIVSNNISIKAIVPPVPPKPPTPPLPPPAPPTPPPPPPGKITEFGNMEFPNLVNLYQIIGDRAEKIMDKETAEYVTSTYVYAQAFNVSRDFDLQSISLAMRKFGGDGSIYIDLVSDDNGKPNILSGTRSKFIPLEIIRKRPGYYWVDFTFPTDTGFVRLKKGKYWIVLRRSGEAIMNWFYTPGKHYGGSDDTRSTSKGYRWEDILNYDFVFKVKGIYR
- a CDS encoding CsgG/HfaB family protein, which encodes MKKFYGVLVCFALVFIMCTNSYGYEKEMNDLASYIASNMDKIGRKRVAIVDFNDQYGKPMELGKYISDELSLFLRRQAKGFEVLERAQLKTILSQNRITIGDPYDPAVVKKLGQIARVGAIVTGSIRVFHDTIRVEINIINTYLANVIGSTKADIIKTQRIREFLEKKGELVGHWRFNDPNNLGFDSSGYGNHGSVMYSKVRFVSDGMTGGAAYFFEGRQDAPAGIIVRNSDSLNIKTGEFTIAVWVKPDGNNIDNGDAVVSKCCEPYALFTWLDSPVNGITAVISSGAVYSGYVIPNNVWSHIAVTYDGNVVRFYHNGSLVVNKPFARGLTTDNGGLYIGASPHGAPEDFSGMIDEVRIYNKALSDAEINNIYNAR